Below is a window of Stygiolobus azoricus DNA.
TTTGCGCATGAAATGGACTCAAGGATGTATAAGAATGAACACTCATACTCAGTGATGAAGCCCTACGGATCTTGGGCTGTGATAGCTCCCTTTAACTTCCCGTTGGCAATAACTACTACTATGGCCCTCGGGGCTGTAATTACCGGGAACACAGCCGTGATAAAACCGTCTTCCGATACCCCTCTCTCCGCTTATAACTTGGTAAAAATAATGTTAGAGGCTGGTTTTCCGCCGGGTGTGGTGAATTACGTTACGGGGAGCGGAAAGGATATCGTGGACTTCATGCTGGCGAGGTCTGACGGAATGGCATTTACGGGTTCTAAGGATGTGGGACACTCTTTAGCAAAACGCTTCATTGAAAGAGACCCTAGACCGATAGTGATGGAACTTGGCGGTAAGAATCCCGTGATAGTAACTGATAAGGCAGATCTTAACAAGGCTGTTGAGGGTGTATACCGTGGGGCTTTCGGCTTCGGTGGTCAGAAGTGCAGTGCCACCTCTAGGGTATACGTATTTGAAAGCATACACGACAAGTTTATAGAAAAGTTAGTCAATAAAGTAAAAGAGACCAAGATTGGAGACCCTAGGAAGAGGGACGTCTTTCTAGGACCAGTAATAAACAGAGGCGCTGTAGAGAAGTATAAGAGGTACATAGATGAAGCCGTAAAAGGCGTAGGGAATGTAGTAATAGGAGGAAAAGTCGTGGAGGAAAACAAAGGATATTATGTAGAGCCAACAGTAGTCACTGGCTTACCTTACGATCACTGGTTATGGAGGACTGAGCTCTTCGTCCCAATACTCTTAGTCGGAAAAGTTAAGACGTTAGAAGAGGCTTTGATGAGGGCTAATGACGTAGAATACGGGTTAACTGCCGGTATCTTCAGTGAAGACCCGAAAGAGGTCGAATATTTCTTCAACAATATAGAAGCAGGTGTCGTTTACGCAAATAGGACTGTAGGGGCTACTACCGGTGCAATGCCCGGAGTACAACCGTTCGGTGGTTGGAAGCATTCGGGTTGGACTGGGAAAAACGCTGGAGGACCCTATTACTTACTCTCCTTCCTAAGAGAACAGGCTCAGACGTATTATGACTGATTTTTTACTTGCACTCCTCGTCTAACGTCTTTATACTCATGTCGTCTGTGTAATCAATTATACAGAAGAACTCCAGTTCTGAGTCACCGTTCACGAATGAGTGTTTCACATTAGAGTCTATGAAGATGAAGTCACCAGCTTTCATCTCATAGGTCTTGTTGGCCACGCATACCTTGCATTTACCTTTAGTTATGATGACAGTCTCTTGGTATTTGTGAACATGCATCGGTATTACGCCATATGGCTCTAATGTGAACTTTCTGACTGCGTAATGGGCTCCGTGATCCTTTGTGATGAGCCACTGGATGTAGGCCCCTTTTGACCCTTTTATCGGCACTTGGTCTTTTTTTACAGAAGAAATGTTTGATAGATGGTACTCCAAATTGTTCCCCATTATTATCATTAGAGAAGATTTTTAAATAATTGCCTACAGCGTGAATATCTCACAATTCTTCACGAGTTTTTTACTTAAGTTCTTCTTATAATACTCAATAGTCTTTTCATTTTTCACTAACAATATCATGTCATCGTCACAAAAGAAGGACTTAAATCCCTCGGTATACTTCCTAATTATCTCTCTGTTCTTATAGTTCACTTCTCTTAAACCTACCCCTACAAGGATATAGTCCTCGTAATTCCTAAACTCGTCTGGGATATATATTTTTTCTAACAGCTCGGGGATGGTAGTACCTCTGTACATTCCCTTTGCTTTGGCTATTATATAGGCTAGGAACACTATTGCGTGGTATTTCTTTTTATACCATAAAAAGGCGTCTTCTAAAGTAAATCCCCTACCCCTTATGGTGTCGACTACACTCATAAACCACCGATAGTAATATTTAATCCCTTTTGAGTACCTCCTCTCTCTAGCTCCATAACTTGACTGTCTGTGTAAATTCTTCTCCATTGTTATCAATGGTATGTGGTAGTCAAAGCCTACTCTATACCAAAGCTCTATATCTTCAGCGACTATGAGATCCCTCCAACCCCCCTTTTCCATAATCTCTTTTTTTGGTGCAACAAGAGTATGCTGTATTGTAGTTAATACCTTTACCCCTCTCTCAGCTGAATATTTCAGTATATCGTGAAATATCTTGTTGTATTTTACGTCCAGGTCGAAATAGGCTGTCATGGAGTTTTCCGGGCAGTATTTTAGTGAATATTGTCTCCCCACACCTCTTGAGGACTTATAACGCAAAACTGTTAAATTAAAGTCCTTTCTCAACTCCTCAAGCTTTTCGTAAGTACCATCAGTTGAGTAGTTGTCCGTTACTATTATCTTGTAACTGGGGTCGAATACAGACTTTATACTCTCCTCAACTGTGTCCGCGTTATTGTAGACAGTACCGTAGAGGCATATCTCCACCATTTACTTAAAAGGTAGATTAAAGTAAAATAAAGCCTTTGAGAGGAGTAAGGGTCTATAACTGCGACCAACAATCAATTTATTAGTTTATTCACAAGTTATCACACTATGAAAGTACTCTTTATAGTAGGAGATGAATTTGAGGATATTGAACTGTTATACCCTTTTTATAGAGTTATAGAAGAAGGCTTCACCCCGGTTATTGCAGGTAAAGAAAAGGGAGAGAAGATAGTTGGCAAACACGGTTATACTGTGGTAGCGGATATTTCATTTAAAGAGGTAAAGCCCGAAGAATACTCAGCTCTGGTAATTCCAGGTGGTAGGAGTCCTGAGAGAATAAGGACTTTACCAGAGGTAAAGGAGTTAACGAGGAAATTCTTCGAATTGAAAAAGCCAGTAGCCGCAATCTGCCACGGGCCTCAAGTCCTCATCTCTGCTGGAGTAATAAAGGGGAGAAAAGTCACTTCCGTAGCTTCTATTAAGGATGACGTGATAGCTGCTGGCGGAGAATACATAGACAGCCCAGTAGTTGAGGATGATAATCTAATATCATCAAGGCATCCAGGTGACATACCCTATTTTGCATCAACATTGATTAAGGCATTAAAGGGAAGAAAAATTAGTTAACTGTCAAAGAAAGAAAGAATCTAACCTTCCTATCTATTTTCCTAATTCTCTCAAAAATTGTTCTATTTCATTAGTCGAGGGTAGGTTCTCTTGATCTCCTCTTATCATAACGTTAAGTGTTGCCGCTACTATGCCATAATCTAAAGCCTTTTCTAAAGTGAAACCCCTATAATATAAAGACAGAAAAGTACCTCCTAAAGCATCTCCAGCACCTACCACATCTTCTACCGGAACTGTATATCCGTGAGAGTAGTACTTCTTATCTTCGTAGTACAATGCAGCTCCTTTAGCTCCCATCTTCATTACTACTACATCAGCGTAATTTAGAAACACTTTAGCTGCCTTATCTGGATCAGACTCGCCTAACACTATCCTTGAGTCATCAGTATCTGTTATCAGGAAGTTCAGGTGGAATTGGTTAAGTAGCCTCATTATCTCGTATCTCGCCTTATCAGGAGACCAAAGTTTAAGCCTTATGTTAGTGTCAAATGATCTGGCTCTAGCTAAGTCAAAAGCCTTGTATACAGCCTCTTTAGCAGTTTCTGAAATAGCTAGTGTAATCCCTGAAGAGTGTACTATGTCAGCACTTCTGACGTATTTTTCATCTACATCATCAGGGGAAAGTTTACTCCCTGCACTCCCCTTTCTGTAATATACTGAGTCGCTCTTGTAAGGGACTGGGTAGTGCCTTTGTATGAAAAATATCCCGGTAGGGCTTGAATCATCAATCTTTATCTGAGATACGTCTAAACCTTTCCCTCTCAACCACTCTATGGCGTTGTACCCAAACTCGTCATTCCCAACACGAGCTATAATACCACATTCATTCCCTTGCCTTATGAATGCTACACAATAATTTGCCTCGCTACCTGCAACGTGTTTTTCGAAATAGTTAACATGCCTTAGGGGACCAGGCGTAATTGGGTTAAACTGAATTAGAATTTCTCCCAGAGTGACCATTTTAGCCATAGATTCCACTAACAATATCATCTAATTTTCTCTTTAAAGGTTCAACTTCGCTTTTCAACATTTTTACTTCATCGTCCGTTAAGGGATATATTGGGGGTCTAGGATAGCCTACCTTATAACCTAACATTATCTCCACCATATAATATGTTGCCGAGAGCTGCCCGTATTTCCTAATCACGTCTAGTAACATGTTAATTAACATTTGCACCTTGAGTGCTTCCTCCCTCTTTCCTTCCTTTATCATCTTCCTCATAGCCGATATTATGTGGGGAGAATGGTTTGCAAAAGAGGCTACTGTACCGTCAAGTGAGGATAGGGAATAGTAGATTAAGCTATCGGATCCGTTATAAACGATTAAGTTAGGGTTTACTATCTTATATTCAAGTGTGTGAGCTAGGTCTTGTGTAGTGTCCTTTAGCCCTTTGAGCCCTTGTATCTTTCCCACTATTTTAGCTGATATATCGTAGCCTGTCGCCGCGGGATAATTGTAAAGGTAGAAGTCATGCTCACTCTTGCTTACAATGTCATTAAAATAATTGATCAACCACTTCTCTGGGAGCCTCTGGAAATAATAAGGAGAGTAAGACGCTATCCCCAAAATGTCGAAATCCTTAGAATATTCAACTAGTTCGAGTACATCGTACAAATTAAGACCACCCACTTGAAATATTACCTTGTGTGTGACGTCATACACCGCCTTCAATGTTTCCTTCTTTTCCTCTTTAGAAAGAGCAGGTCCCAAGCCTGTTGTACCATTGAGGAAAATTACGTCTACACCGAGTTCTAAAAGTCTCTTCACGTGATCTTTTAAGGCATTAATATCCACTTTACCATCTTTCGTAAAGGGGGTAATGATTGGGACTACGACTTGCATAAATCATATTTATTGAGTTAGGATAAAAAGTCCTAATGAAACTATCGATAAACAAGTATTACTTGCTACTGATCGCCGGTGGGATGAGCTTTGGTACTGCTTCTATTTTCATTAAATTATCGGGGATGCCACCAGGTAGTTTAGCTTTCCTTAGGTTTTTTATTGCAGGTCTCATCTTAGGGAAGGTAGACCTTAAGAAAGTGGTAAGGTATTCACCATTTGGATTACTACTAGCAATGCATATGGTTACATTTATTATCAGTGTTTACTCGACAACGATAATAGATGCTACTGTTCTAGTCTCTACTTCCCCTTTTTTCGTAATTTTGTTATCACCCTTCTTAAAATTCAAGGTAAACTTAAGGGATATAATAGCTGTCATTACTGGATTCTTGGGAGTAGTATTAATGAACCTTCCTCTAAATCCCGGTTTACTTTTCGGAAACGCCATTGCAATATTGTCAGCCTTTTTAATAGCTCTTTATACGGCTGGACTGAGTAAAGTCAAAGACGAGCCAATAACCTTAACTTCCTCTATATACATTTCCTCTTCAATATTTACACTTCCCTTGTTCCTAATTCAGGGACTCGGCACAGTTACCATAACTTCCGTTCTAGCACTATTAGGTTTAATCGCATTACCTACCTTGCTGGGTCATACGTCTATAATAGTAGCCTCTGGGAAGGTCAAACCTCAACATATCGAGACCATAGGGCTGTTAGAGCCAGTAGTCGCAACATTATTGGCTATCCCTATATTTGGCCAAATACCGACCGTCTTCGAAATCTTTGGAGGGATGTTAGTGATACTATCAATACTTATAGTCGTGACGAGTGGAGAGAAGAGTTAGGCACTAGCACCTTTGTTACAAGTACTCCCATATTCCCTTTCCTTTGTAGTTATATACCACTGTTTTGTAAGCCGTCACATATTCAATAGTATATCCTATACCTTCTCTCCCTATCCCAGAATCCTTCCTCCCGCCAAAGGGGAAGTAACCTATACCATGCTTGGGGTAGTCGTTTATGTAAACCGCACCTACCTCGAGCATTCTTACTGCCTTTCTTATTTTATTTATATCATTTCCAAAGACTGCCGCGTCTAGTCCGTACCTCCTACCGTTAGATAATTCTATTGCCTCCTCTATATTGTTTACTTTAGTAAGTACTGCAATTGATAAAAATACTTCTTTTTTATATAAATACAAGTCCTTTACTTTTGATTTATCGATCTCAATAAGCGTTGGCTCAATATAAGTTGGACCAAGCCTTTTTCCTCCGTAAAGTATAACCCCTCCTTTGCTTACTGCATCTTTTACTGCAAACTCGAATTCGTCCACGGTCTTAGGATCAATCACAGGCCCCACAGTGACTCCTTCTTGTCTCGGATCTCCTACTTTCACCTTCCTTAACTCCTCTACTAAATTCTCCTTTAGTTTATCATATATTGGTTCTTCCGCAAATATGAACTTTATCGAGTCACATCTCTGCCCTGAATAGCTCGTTATACCGGTGACTATTTTCTGGGCTGAGACTTTCGGATCAGCGTCAGCCATAACTAATGCAGAATCACCACCTCCGAGTTCCATAACGTATTGCTTTATTCCACCTATTTTCATTACATGCTCCCCCGTCTCGGTACTTCCCGTGAGTGAAATAACACCTATCCTTTTGTCCTGAACTATCTTGTCCATTTCTTTGCCCGGTATAGTGATTACCGCTAAAGCCTCTTTCGGAAAACCTGCCATCTCCGCAAGTTTTGCGAACATTATCGCTGGTAGGGGAGTGGCAGTTGCCGGTTTAAGAATAAAGGCATTCCCTGCTACGGTTGAGTATACGAACTTATTCACCACGTCGAAAAGAGGGTAATTAAAGGGAGTAATGGCTAAGACTATACCTAAAGGTTCCCTTCTCACTATTGCCTCAGCCTCCAAACTTTCGGTACTCCAATCACCCGGGACGTACTCACCGTAAAGTTTTCTTACATCTAAATCAGCCCTCTCTAACCTCTCAATAGCTGCATTAACTTCTCCATTTGCAGCTGAAGGGGTCTTTCCGTTACCGATTACTAACACGTCTACAAAGTCCTGCCTGAATTTTTCCAGTAAAGAAGCCAGTGTGTGGAATACCTTTAGCCTCTTCTCCCCTGGCATGTCCCTTATTTCCCACCTGCCCTTTGTGTAAAGCGTCTGTAAAGCCATGTCAACCATTTCATAATTCAACTTAGGGACTCTTGCGTAAACCTCTAAGTCTATGGGAGATTTTACTTCTTCCAGGTCTTTCGTTGATGTCCAGATTCCAGCTATATACGTCTTAAAGGAAAGCACGCCATCTGAGTCCACTGTGTATATATCTCTAAGTTCGCCTAATAGCTCTCCAAGTTTTGCCATAAAGATAATTTATTCATTATTCATTAAAATCATTTTTCAGTCCTCCGGTATAGAAATTAGAATCTCAAATTACCAATCCTGAATCGTTCAAATTATTTTAAGTAATTAGAAATTGTTCACCTTCAAACCATGATTAGATACTAAGGATTTATAAAGTACTACATATAATTTAAACTTATGGCTGATAGGGAAATAAAAGGGGGAGCAAGAGACTTCGGAATCAAATCAGATAAGATGCTAAGAAAATCTCTAAATAAGTTCGAATTATTATACCTCTCCTTAGGAGGAGTAATAGGTTCAGGGTGGTTGTTCGCTTCACTGGCCACTGGTACATATGCTGGTGGTTCTGCAATCTTATCATGGATAATTGCAGGAATCCTAGTAATGTTTGTAGGTTTAGCTTACGCTGAGCTCAGTGCTGCAATACCGAAATCCGGAGGGATAACTAGATACCCGCACTATACTCATGGAGGTTTAGTAGGTTACATGATGACTTGGGCTTATTTCCTATCAGCCTCTTCGGTACCGGCTATTGAAGCGGCCGCAGCTATTGAGTATATAGCCTCATATTACCCGCAATTAATTACTACAGGAACTTCTTTTAACGGGTCTACTATAACAATACTAACACCTGAAGGAATAGCACTCGCAGGTCTACTATTGCTTTTCTTCTTCTTCCTAAACTACGCAGGTGTTAACATCCTAGGTAAGGTGATACATGGAGTAGGCTGGTGGAAGTTATTAGTCCCAGCATTAACTATTGTACTCCTTTTAATATTCGACTTTCATCCTGAAAACTTTACAGCTGGTGGAGGTTTCTTCCCATCACCTTCCTACGTAAAGGGAGGAAGTAGTGGTATTTATGGATTTAACGCTGTACTTTACGCAATACCCACTACTGGAGTTGTGTTCTCTTACTTGGGCTTCAGGCAGTCTATAGAATACGGAGGAGAAGGTAAAAATCCTAAGAAAGATATACCTTTTGCAGTAATTGGTTCGTTATTAATTGCCCTACTACTCTATACACTGTTACAAGTAGCTTTCATAGGCGGAATTGACTGGAACAAATTATATCTAAATGAGTCAGGAAAGCTAGTCCCAGTAGCAGTTGGTAATTGGAGTGCACTATCTACAGCTGTAACAACCAGTGGTGCAGCGATAGCGAGCGGTCCATTTTTATCATTGTTCCAATTGGCACCCGTGGCTGGAGCCATTGCTGGGTTATTTGCTATTTGGGGTATAATATTAACAATAGATGCTGTTGTTTCTCCATCGGGTACTGGAATTATTTATACTGGGACTTCCACGAGGACTCTTTACGCCTTTGCAAGTAACGGCTACTTACCAGAGATATTCCTTAAGTTAGGAAGGACTAAGGTTCCAGTGTTCTCTCTAATTGCCGCATTAATTATAGGGTTCATATTCTTACTGCCCTTCCCGTCATGGTATGCCCTAGTGTCTTTCATATCCTCAGCTACAGTGTTAACTTACATAATGGGAGGAATTGGCCTAGCTGTGTTAAGGAAGCACGCACCAGAGTTAAATAGACCCTTCAAACTGCCTGCCGCATCAATAATAGCTCCATTAGCAACTTTAGCTGCTGGTCTGATAGTATATTGGTCAGGATTTGCTACACTATTCTACCTGTATACTGCTATTACAATAGGTTTACCATTATTCTTCGGGTATTATGCATACAAAGTATTGAAAGTGAACAAGACTATTTCCGCCTTAATGGGGATTGTAAATATTGTAGTTTCTTTAGGAATTGCAATATATTTCTTTAACGCAACATCAGGAGTTTCGATACCTAATAATACAGCGTTCGCAATTTACATGGTTATTTATGCTGCTTTATTATTGGGTAACGTAGCCATCCTTAGCTTGTCCGTAAAGAGCGAGACTATTAAGAGAGAGATAAATGCTGGTTGGTGGTTAGTAGGCTTCTTTATATCAATATATATACTATCCTACATCGGACCATTCGGCCTAAATACAATAATACCATTCCCAGAGGACACGATAATAGCCGCTGTGGTAATATTACTGTTCTACTTCGCAGCTGTTTATAGCGGCTTCAGGACTGAGGCAATAGAGGAAATATTAAGCGAGACTTCCGAGCTGCCTCCACAAAGGTGAAAGCTTTACGAAGAACCCCCTTATAGTTTTGTTTCTTTTTTTATATTATTTAAAACCGATTTATGATAGTATAGTCATTGCTCTTGTTTTAATATTTCTCTCTTTAATACTTCTCTCCCTAGCTATTTTTTTCGTTCTGAAAAGTTTTTAAAACTGTGATTTTTAAAAACTAGATATGAATTTAAGATTATTGTTAACTTTACTCTTGATCACTAT
It encodes the following:
- a CDS encoding aldehyde dehydrogenase family protein, coding for MVFTNENTIAKYKGREEEFHQEFEKALERVKLGEEYPLIIGEEEIKTSRTFEVRSPIDTSILIGRFQIADENTIDKAFKAAKEAFKSWRLTSWKERVEIAKRAAELIRRRKFELAATITLENGKNRYEAIAEVDETIDYFEYYAYILQINRGFAHEMDSRMYKNEHSYSVMKPYGSWAVIAPFNFPLAITTTMALGAVITGNTAVIKPSSDTPLSAYNLVKIMLEAGFPPGVVNYVTGSGKDIVDFMLARSDGMAFTGSKDVGHSLAKRFIERDPRPIVMELGGKNPVIVTDKADLNKAVEGVYRGAFGFGGQKCSATSRVYVFESIHDKFIEKLVNKVKETKIGDPRKRDVFLGPVINRGAVEKYKRYIDEAVKGVGNVVIGGKVVEENKGYYVEPTVVTGLPYDHWLWRTELFVPILLVGKVKTLEEALMRANDVEYGLTAGIFSEDPKEVEYFFNNIEAGVVYANRTVGATTGAMPGVQPFGGWKHSGWTGKNAGGPYYLLSFLREQAQTYYD
- a CDS encoding cupin domain-containing protein, whose amino-acid sequence is MEYHLSNISSVKKDQVPIKGSKGAYIQWLITKDHGAHYAVRKFTLEPYGVIPMHVHKYQETVIITKGKCKVCVANKTYEMKAGDFIFIDSNVKHSFVNGDSELEFFCIIDYTDDMSIKTLDEECK
- a CDS encoding glycosyltransferase; this translates as MVEICLYGTVYNNADTVEESIKSVFDPSYKIIVTDNYSTDGTYEKLEELRKDFNLTVLRYKSSRGVGRQYSLKYCPENSMTAYFDLDVKYNKIFHDILKYSAERGVKVLTTIQHTLVAPKKEIMEKGGWRDLIVAEDIELWYRVGFDYHIPLITMEKNLHRQSSYGARERRYSKGIKYYYRWFMSVVDTIRGRGFTLEDAFLWYKKKYHAIVFLAYIIAKAKGMYRGTTIPELLEKIYIPDEFRNYEDYILVGVGLREVNYKNREIIRKYTEGFKSFFCDDDMILLVKNEKTIEYYKKNLSKKLVKNCEIFTL
- a CDS encoding type 1 glutamine amidotransferase domain-containing protein, with translation MKVLFIVGDEFEDIELLYPFYRVIEEGFTPVIAGKEKGEKIVGKHGYTVVADISFKEVKPEEYSALVIPGGRSPERIRTLPEVKELTRKFFELKKPVAAICHGPQVLISAGVIKGRKVTSVASIKDDVIAAGGEYIDSPVVEDDNLISSRHPGDIPYFASTLIKALKGRKIS
- the kdgK gene encoding bifunctional 2-dehydro-3-deoxygluconokinase/2-dehydro-3-deoxygalactonokinase, whose translation is MAKMVTLGEILIQFNPITPGPLRHVNYFEKHVAGSEANYCVAFIRQGNECGIIARVGNDEFGYNAIEWLRGKGLDVSQIKIDDSSPTGIFFIQRHYPVPYKSDSVYYRKGSAGSKLSPDDVDEKYVRSADIVHSSGITLAISETAKEAVYKAFDLARARSFDTNIRLKLWSPDKARYEIMRLLNQFHLNFLITDTDDSRIVLGESDPDKAAKVFLNYADVVVMKMGAKGAALYYEDKKYYSHGYTVPVEDVVGAGDALGGTFLSLYYRGFTLEKALDYGIVAATLNVMIRGDQENLPSTNEIEQFLRELGK
- a CDS encoding bifunctional 2-dehydro-3-deoxy-phosphogluconate/2-dehydro-3-deoxy-6-phosphogalactonate aldolase, producing the protein MQVVVPIITPFTKDGKVDINALKDHVKRLLELGVDVIFLNGTTGLGPALSKEEKKETLKAVYDVTHKVIFQVGGLNLYDVLELVEYSKDFDILGIASYSPYYFQRLPEKWLINYFNDIVSKSEHDFYLYNYPAATGYDISAKIVGKIQGLKGLKDTTQDLAHTLEYKIVNPNLIVYNGSDSLIYYSLSSLDGTVASFANHSPHIISAMRKMIKEGKREEALKVQMLINMLLDVIRKYGQLSATYYMVEIMLGYKVGYPRPPIYPLTDDEVKMLKSEVEPLKRKLDDIVSGIYG
- a CDS encoding DMT family transporter, which encodes MKLSINKYYLLLIAGGMSFGTASIFIKLSGMPPGSLAFLRFFIAGLILGKVDLKKVVRYSPFGLLLAMHMVTFIISVYSTTIIDATVLVSTSPFFVILLSPFLKFKVNLRDIIAVITGFLGVVLMNLPLNPGLLFGNAIAILSAFLIALYTAGLSKVKDEPITLTSSIYISSSIFTLPLFLIQGLGTVTITSVLALLGLIALPTLLGHTSIIVASGKVKPQHIETIGLLEPVVATLLAIPIFGQIPTVFEIFGGMLVILSILIVVTSGEKS
- the gapN gene encoding NADP-dependent glyceraldehyde-3-phosphate dehydrogenase produces the protein MAKLGELLGELRDIYTVDSDGVLSFKTYIAGIWTSTKDLEEVKSPIDLEVYARVPKLNYEMVDMALQTLYTKGRWEIRDMPGEKRLKVFHTLASLLEKFRQDFVDVLVIGNGKTPSAANGEVNAAIERLERADLDVRKLYGEYVPGDWSTESLEAEAIVRREPLGIVLAITPFNYPLFDVVNKFVYSTVAGNAFILKPATATPLPAIMFAKLAEMAGFPKEALAVITIPGKEMDKIVQDKRIGVISLTGSTETGEHVMKIGGIKQYVMELGGGDSALVMADADPKVSAQKIVTGITSYSGQRCDSIKFIFAEEPIYDKLKENLVEELRKVKVGDPRQEGVTVGPVIDPKTVDEFEFAVKDAVSKGGVILYGGKRLGPTYIEPTLIEIDKSKVKDLYLYKKEVFLSIAVLTKVNNIEEAIELSNGRRYGLDAAVFGNDINKIRKAVRMLEVGAVYINDYPKHGIGYFPFGGRKDSGIGREGIGYTIEYVTAYKTVVYNYKGKGIWEYL
- a CDS encoding APC family permease, with translation MADREIKGGARDFGIKSDKMLRKSLNKFELLYLSLGGVIGSGWLFASLATGTYAGGSAILSWIIAGILVMFVGLAYAELSAAIPKSGGITRYPHYTHGGLVGYMMTWAYFLSASSVPAIEAAAAIEYIASYYPQLITTGTSFNGSTITILTPEGIALAGLLLLFFFFLNYAGVNILGKVIHGVGWWKLLVPALTIVLLLIFDFHPENFTAGGGFFPSPSYVKGGSSGIYGFNAVLYAIPTTGVVFSYLGFRQSIEYGGEGKNPKKDIPFAVIGSLLIALLLYTLLQVAFIGGIDWNKLYLNESGKLVPVAVGNWSALSTAVTTSGAAIASGPFLSLFQLAPVAGAIAGLFAIWGIILTIDAVVSPSGTGIIYTGTSTRTLYAFASNGYLPEIFLKLGRTKVPVFSLIAALIIGFIFLLPFPSWYALVSFISSATVLTYIMGGIGLAVLRKHAPELNRPFKLPAASIIAPLATLAAGLIVYWSGFATLFYLYTAITIGLPLFFGYYAYKVLKVNKTISALMGIVNIVVSLGIAIYFFNATSGVSIPNNTAFAIYMVIYAALLLGNVAILSLSVKSETIKREINAGWWLVGFFISIYILSYIGPFGLNTIIPFPEDTIIAAVVILLFYFAAVYSGFRTEAIEEILSETSELPPQR